The following are encoded together in the Streptomyces flavofungini genome:
- a CDS encoding class I SAM-dependent methyltransferase, translated as MSTNDAVTFWEDLYGGRAAATDPRPNHRLAEIVPGFPPGDALDLGCGDGGDALWLAREGWRVTAVDISAVAVERLSGLARARGLGNRVVTARHDLQQSFPPGRYDLVCAHYLQTPFALDRATVLRRAAHALRPGGRLLVVDHGSAAPWSWNQDPDAHFPTAHDIAAGIDLDPATWTVERADAPRRTATGPDGRTAEVTDHVLLIRRTGSAQRRRAA; from the coding sequence ATGAGCACGAACGACGCGGTCACCTTCTGGGAAGACCTGTACGGCGGCCGAGCGGCGGCCACCGACCCGCGGCCCAACCACCGTCTCGCCGAGATCGTCCCGGGCTTTCCGCCCGGTGATGCCCTGGACCTGGGCTGCGGTGACGGCGGCGACGCGCTGTGGCTCGCCCGCGAGGGGTGGCGGGTCACCGCCGTCGACATCTCCGCCGTGGCGGTCGAGCGGCTCTCCGGCCTCGCCCGCGCACGCGGCCTCGGCAACCGGGTCGTCACCGCGCGCCACGACCTGCAGCAGTCCTTCCCACCGGGCCGGTACGACCTGGTCTGCGCCCACTACCTCCAGACGCCCTTCGCCCTCGACCGGGCGACGGTCCTGCGCAGGGCCGCGCACGCGCTCCGCCCGGGCGGACGGCTGCTGGTTGTCGACCACGGCTCGGCCGCGCCCTGGTCGTGGAACCAGGACCCCGACGCTCACTTCCCGACCGCGCACGACATCGCCGCGGGCATCGACCTGGACCCGGCCACGTGGACGGTCGAGCGGGCCGACGCACCGCGCAGGACCGCGACCGGACCCGACGGGCGCACCGCCGAGGTCACCGACCACGTCCTGCTCATCCGCCGCACAGGCTCGGCCCAGCGCCGCCGCGCGGCCTGA
- a CDS encoding dienelactone hydrolase family protein codes for MPTKTLRIPTPDGQADAFAAFPDDGDRHPGILLYMDAFGLRPVLEGMARELAGHGYYVLVPNVYYRHGPTPVVELPEHIGEEERPGLFAQLVPLVEAHTTERVLRDADAYLTFLTDQPEVSPGPVGVMGYCLGAVLAMRTATAHPGRVAAVAGFHPGALVTEAPDSPHRRIPELAAEVHLGLAEGDLTPEAIGELNDALDAAGVGYTTEIYPGTVHGFTMADTSAFDPAALRHHWDRLLPLLGRTLNGG; via the coding sequence ATGCCCACGAAGACACTGCGGATACCCACCCCCGACGGACAGGCCGACGCGTTCGCCGCGTTCCCCGACGACGGCGACCGGCACCCGGGCATACTGCTGTACATGGACGCCTTCGGCCTGCGGCCCGTCCTGGAGGGGATGGCCCGCGAACTGGCGGGGCACGGCTACTACGTGCTCGTCCCCAACGTCTACTACCGCCACGGCCCGACACCCGTCGTCGAACTGCCCGAGCACATCGGCGAGGAGGAAAGGCCCGGGCTCTTCGCCCAGCTGGTGCCCCTGGTCGAGGCACACACCACCGAACGCGTCCTGCGTGACGCGGACGCCTACCTCACGTTCCTCACCGATCAGCCCGAGGTGAGCCCGGGGCCGGTCGGCGTCATGGGCTACTGCCTGGGCGCCGTCCTCGCGATGCGCACCGCGACGGCCCACCCCGGCCGCGTGGCCGCCGTCGCCGGATTCCACCCCGGGGCCCTGGTCACCGAGGCGCCCGACAGCCCGCACCGCCGCATCCCCGAGCTCGCCGCCGAAGTCCACCTCGGCCTCGCCGAGGGCGACCTGACGCCCGAGGCCATCGGCGAGCTCAACGACGCGCTGGACGCCGCGGGCGTCGGGTACACCACCGAGATCTATCCCGGCACCGTCCACGGCTTCACCATGGCCGACACCTCGGCCTTCGACCCGGCGGCGCTGCGCCACCACTGGGACCGGCTGCTCCCGCTCCTCGGGCGCACCCTGAACGGCGGCTGA
- a CDS encoding DinB family protein: MPATSRRARRDDTPPPRTGSSEADVLRGFLDYLRTSMATKVEGAPEPQVRTPGVPSGTNLLGLLEHLTHVERALFLGDRVTDWQATFHAAPADSVADVVARYREAVARADDVLDGCGDLSAPVPRPRPGKPAPSVRWALTHMIEETGRHAGHADILRELVDGSTGR; encoded by the coding sequence ATGCCCGCCACTTCCCGCCGCGCCCGCCGCGACGACACCCCGCCGCCCCGTACCGGAAGCAGCGAGGCCGACGTCCTGCGCGGCTTCCTCGACTACCTGCGGACCTCGATGGCCACGAAGGTCGAAGGCGCTCCCGAACCGCAGGTCCGCACCCCCGGAGTGCCGTCCGGCACTAATCTGCTCGGCCTCCTGGAGCACCTCACCCACGTCGAACGGGCCCTCTTCCTCGGGGACCGGGTCACCGACTGGCAGGCGACGTTCCACGCCGCGCCGGCGGACAGCGTGGCCGACGTCGTCGCCCGCTACCGGGAAGCGGTCGCGCGCGCCGACGACGTCCTCGACGGCTGCGGCGATCTCAGCGCGCCAGTCCCCCGGCCACGACCGGGAAAGCCCGCCCCGAGCGTCCGCTGGGCCCTCACCCACATGATCGAGGAGACAGGACGCCACGCGGGCCACGCGGACATCCTCCGCGAACTCGTCGACGGCTCGACGGGCCGCTGA
- a CDS encoding glycoside hydrolase family 43 protein, giving the protein MRAHPRSRPARKHPVGKRPLRGRPVRRTLLLSVALALPLILGQGPAPAAAPAPSAPAVAPVLDQDFPDPDILKAGRTYHAYATHGVTQNIQHATSTDLRHWRADSADVLPELGAWALPARDLVWAPEVYDNGGGYTMHYTARDRASDKQCVGVALSDSPDGPFRPVGEGPLICPAARGGAIDASSHTEGGRRYVLWKNDGNCCGLDTWLYLQPTSWDGTRVTGEPVPLLGRDQEWEGPLVEAPTLVRRGGRHVLFYSAHFYRGDAYLTAYAVAEKLTGPYVKASGPLLTTSGFSGAVRGPGGQDVVRAPDGRDRIVFHGWNADYTQRAMYLAGLSFTDGRPVVGDIEVP; this is encoded by the coding sequence ATGCGCGCTCATCCCCGCAGCCGCCCCGCCCGCAAGCATCCGGTCGGCAAGCGTCCGCTCCGCGGCCGTCCGGTCCGGCGCACGCTGCTCCTGTCCGTCGCCCTTGCCCTCCCCCTGATCCTCGGTCAGGGGCCCGCTCCCGCCGCGGCGCCCGCGCCCTCGGCACCCGCCGTCGCCCCCGTCCTCGACCAGGACTTCCCCGACCCGGACATCCTCAAGGCGGGCCGCACGTACCACGCGTACGCCACCCACGGCGTCACGCAGAACATCCAGCACGCCACGTCGACCGACCTCAGGCACTGGCGGGCCGACAGCGCCGACGTGCTGCCGGAGCTCGGCGCGTGGGCCCTGCCCGCGCGCGACCTGGTGTGGGCTCCGGAGGTGTACGACAACGGCGGCGGCTACACGATGCACTACACCGCCCGCGACCGCGCGAGCGACAAGCAGTGCGTCGGCGTCGCGCTGTCCGACTCACCGGACGGGCCGTTCCGGCCCGTGGGCGAGGGGCCGCTGATCTGTCCCGCGGCGCGGGGCGGGGCGATCGACGCCTCCAGTCACACCGAGGGCGGGCGGCGGTACGTGCTGTGGAAGAACGACGGCAACTGCTGTGGCCTCGACACCTGGCTGTACCTCCAGCCCACCTCCTGGGACGGCACCCGCGTCACCGGGGAGCCCGTCCCGCTGCTCGGGCGGGACCAGGAGTGGGAGGGCCCGCTCGTGGAGGCGCCCACGCTCGTGCGGCGCGGCGGCAGGCATGTGCTGTTCTACTCGGCGCACTTCTACCGCGGCGACGCGTACCTGACGGCGTACGCCGTGGCGGAGAAGCTGACCGGGCCGTACGTGAAGGCGTCCGGGCCGCTCCTGACGACGAGCGGGTTCTCCGGTGCCGTCCGGGGGCCGGGTGGTCAGGACGTGGTGAGGGCCCCGGACGGCCGTGACCGGATCGTCTTCCACGGCTGGAACGCCGACTACACGCAGCGGGCCATGTACCTCGCCGGTCTGAGCTTCACGGACGGCCGACCGGTCGTGGGCGACATCGAGGTGCCGTGA
- a CDS encoding nuclear transport factor 2 family protein: protein MRPLAQSTPEQFITDFFTTFHEQVVRGDHDPAPAMARFYTPDILMVSDGIPLDWDKLLAHIRPVRKNLAPDDEARFEVHEAIADGDRIAARLTIHAATRKKRVTTEVVAFYTFTPDGRMAESHGCTRIVTEASTTPEAESERRE, encoded by the coding sequence ATGAGACCGCTGGCCCAGAGCACGCCCGAGCAGTTCATCACCGACTTCTTCACCACCTTCCACGAGCAGGTCGTACGGGGCGACCACGACCCCGCCCCGGCCATGGCCCGCTTCTACACGCCCGACATCCTGATGGTCAGCGACGGCATCCCCCTCGACTGGGACAAGCTCCTCGCCCACATCCGCCCCGTCCGCAAGAACCTGGCGCCGGACGACGAGGCCCGGTTCGAGGTGCACGAGGCCATCGCGGACGGCGACCGGATCGCGGCACGCCTCACGATCCACGCGGCCACCCGCAAGAAGCGCGTCACGACGGAGGTCGTGGCCTTCTACACCTTCACACCGGACGGCCGCATGGCCGAGTCCCACGGCTGCACCCGGATCGTCACCGAGGCGTCGACGACTCCGGAGGCGGAGTCGGAGCGGCGGGAGTAG
- a CDS encoding NADP-dependent succinic semialdehyde dehydrogenase, which produces MPIATVNPATGETERTFEPQGAEEVEECLARAAAAFERYRTTSFTERAAHLRRAAALLEEETDAVARTITAEMGKPLAAARAEAGKCVKTMRWYADHAAELLADEYPADDDVRDSGASRVRVHYRPVGVVLAVMPWNFPLWQVVRFAAPALMAGNVGLLKHASNVPQTALYLGDLFRRAGLDEGCFQTLLIGSGAVEGVLRDPRVAAATLTGSEGAGRAIASVAGDEIKKTVLELGGSDPFVVMPSADVEAATRTAVTARVQNAGQSCIAAKRFIVHTEVYDAFLERFSARMADLTVGDPMAEGTDVGPLSSARGRADLEELVEDAVRRGAVTHCGGQRPKGLDQRLSEGFFYEPTVLSGITPEMRIHAEETFGPVATVYRVADLDEAVSVANDTSFGLSSNVWTRDDGDVQRFVRDLQAGGVFFNGMTASHPAFPFGGVKRSGYGRELAGHGIKEFCNATTVWFGA; this is translated from the coding sequence ATGCCCATCGCGACGGTGAATCCGGCGACCGGCGAGACCGAGCGGACCTTCGAGCCGCAGGGAGCCGAGGAGGTCGAGGAGTGCCTGGCCCGGGCAGCGGCGGCCTTCGAGCGCTACCGCACCACCTCGTTCACCGAGCGCGCCGCCCACCTGCGCCGCGCCGCCGCCCTCCTCGAAGAGGAGACGGACGCCGTCGCGCGCACCATCACCGCGGAGATGGGCAAGCCGCTGGCCGCCGCCCGCGCGGAGGCCGGCAAGTGCGTCAAGACCATGCGCTGGTACGCCGACCACGCCGCGGAACTGCTGGCCGACGAGTACCCCGCCGACGATGACGTGCGCGACTCCGGCGCGAGCAGGGTGCGCGTGCACTACCGGCCGGTCGGCGTGGTCCTCGCCGTGATGCCGTGGAACTTCCCGCTCTGGCAGGTGGTGCGGTTCGCGGCGCCCGCCCTGATGGCAGGCAACGTCGGGCTGCTCAAGCACGCCTCGAACGTGCCGCAGACCGCCCTGTACCTGGGAGACCTCTTCCGGCGCGCGGGCCTCGACGAGGGGTGCTTCCAGACGCTGCTCATCGGGTCCGGCGCCGTCGAGGGCGTCCTGCGCGATCCACGCGTCGCCGCCGCCACGCTGACCGGCAGCGAGGGCGCGGGGCGGGCGATCGCCTCCGTGGCCGGGGACGAGATCAAGAAGACCGTCCTCGAGCTGGGCGGCAGCGATCCGTTCGTCGTGATGCCGTCGGCCGACGTGGAAGCCGCCACGCGTACCGCCGTCACCGCCCGTGTGCAGAACGCGGGCCAGTCCTGCATCGCCGCCAAGCGGTTCATCGTGCACACCGAGGTCTACGACGCCTTCCTGGAGCGGTTCAGCGCGCGCATGGCGGACCTGACCGTCGGCGACCCGATGGCCGAGGGCACCGACGTGGGCCCGCTGTCCAGCGCGCGGGGCCGGGCCGACCTGGAGGAACTGGTCGAGGACGCCGTGCGCCGCGGCGCCGTCACGCACTGCGGCGGGCAGCGGCCCAAAGGGCTCGACCAGCGACTGAGCGAGGGCTTCTTCTACGAGCCGACGGTGCTGTCCGGCATCACCCCTGAGATGCGCATCCACGCCGAGGAGACCTTCGGCCCCGTGGCCACCGTCTACCGGGTCGCCGACCTGGACGAGGCGGTGTCCGTCGCCAACGATACGTCCTTCGGGCTGAGTTCCAACGTATGGACCCGCGACGACGGCGACGTGCAGCGTTTCGTGCGCGACCTCCAGGCGGGCGGTGTCTTCTTCAACGGCATGACCGCCTCGCACCCGGCGTTCCCGTTCGGCGGCGTCAAGCGTTCCGGGTACGGCCGCGAGCTGGCGGGCCACGGCATCAAGGAGTTCTGCAACGCCACCACAGTGTGGTTCGGCGCCTGA
- a CDS encoding helix-turn-helix domain-containing protein: protein MDRGTEDVLDAVGPRLRALRRERGITLADLAVATGVSESTLSRLESGQRRASLELLLPMARLYDVPLDDLVGAPRTGDPRIHLKPIHRFGMVFLPLSRRPGGVHAFKMIIPARPQPLEPTPQTHEGHEWLYVLSGRLRLVLGERDLTLPAGEAAEFDTATPHWLGSADGGAVELLVLFGLQGVRAHVRPGPHRGSDGAAGA from the coding sequence GTGGACCGTGGAACCGAAGACGTGCTCGACGCTGTGGGACCGAGGCTGCGCGCGCTGCGGCGTGAGCGCGGCATCACGCTCGCCGACCTGGCGGTGGCGACCGGCGTGTCCGAGAGCACCCTGTCCCGGCTGGAGAGCGGGCAGCGCAGGGCGAGCCTGGAACTGCTGCTTCCGATGGCCCGCTTGTACGACGTCCCGCTGGACGACCTCGTCGGCGCCCCGCGCACGGGCGATCCGCGGATCCATCTGAAGCCGATCCACCGGTTCGGCATGGTCTTCCTGCCGCTGTCCCGGCGGCCGGGTGGCGTGCACGCCTTCAAAATGATCATCCCCGCCCGCCCCCAGCCCCTCGAACCGACTCCGCAGACCCACGAAGGCCACGAATGGCTCTACGTGCTCAGCGGCCGGCTGCGGCTGGTGCTCGGCGAGCGCGACCTGACGCTGCCGGCCGGTGAGGCGGCCGAGTTCGACACGGCCACGCCGCACTGGCTGGGCAGCGCGGACGGCGGCGCGGTCGAACTGCTCGTCCTGTTCGGCCTGCAGGGGGTGCGGGCGCATGTCCGCCCGGGTCCACACCGGGGATCGGACGGCGCGGCCGGGGCGTGA
- a CDS encoding PHP domain-containing protein, protein MEPVEALSRIAFLLERARSPTYRVRAFRTAAAAVAALSPDELAERVRSGTLEALKGVGPKTGQVVREALAGDVPAYLADLEEASQKPLVADGGTRLRSLLRGDCHLHSDWSDGGSGIEEMGRTAAALGHEWAVLTDHSPRLTIARGLSPDRLRRQLDVVAELNATWAPFRLLTGIECDILPDGGLDQEPELLARLDVVVVSVHSKLRMDAAAMTRRMLTAVRNPHADILGHCTGRLLGGRGRPESTFDADAVFAACAESRTAVEINSRPERKDPPRRLLRRAVAAGTLFAVDTDAHAPGQLDWQIIGCARAEECEVPAERVVTTWGVDDLLAWTGGGSA, encoded by the coding sequence ATGGAACCCGTCGAGGCGCTGAGCAGGATCGCCTTCCTCCTCGAACGCGCCCGGTCCCCCACCTACCGGGTGCGCGCCTTCCGCACGGCCGCGGCCGCCGTCGCCGCGCTGTCGCCGGACGAGCTGGCCGAACGGGTGCGGTCGGGGACTCTTGAGGCGCTGAAGGGCGTCGGGCCGAAGACGGGGCAGGTGGTGCGGGAGGCCCTCGCCGGTGACGTGCCCGCCTATCTGGCCGACTTGGAGGAGGCGTCCCAGAAGCCGCTGGTGGCCGACGGCGGCACGCGGCTGCGTTCCCTGCTGCGCGGGGACTGCCATCTGCACTCCGACTGGTCCGACGGCGGCAGCGGCATCGAGGAGATGGGCCGGACCGCCGCCGCCCTCGGCCACGAGTGGGCCGTCCTCACCGACCACTCACCGCGCCTGACGATCGCACGCGGGCTCTCGCCCGACCGGCTGCGCCGACAGTTGGACGTGGTGGCCGAACTCAACGCGACGTGGGCGCCGTTCCGGCTGCTCACCGGCATCGAGTGCGACATCCTGCCGGACGGCGGCCTCGACCAGGAGCCCGAACTCCTCGCCCGGCTCGACGTCGTGGTCGTCTCCGTCCACTCCAAGCTGCGGATGGACGCGGCCGCGATGACCCGCCGCATGCTGACGGCCGTGCGCAACCCGCACGCCGACATCCTCGGCCACTGCACCGGCCGCCTTCTCGGTGGGCGGGGCCGCCCGGAGTCGACCTTCGACGCCGACGCGGTGTTCGCCGCCTGCGCCGAGTCCAGGACGGCCGTGGAGATCAACAGCAGGCCCGAGCGCAAGGATCCGCCGAGGCGGCTCCTGCGCCGGGCGGTCGCCGCGGGCACCCTGTTCGCCGTCGACACCGACGCCCACGCGCCCGGCCAGCTCGACTGGCAGATCATCGGGTGCGCCCGGGCCGAGGAGTGCGAGGTCCCGGCCGAGCGCGTGGTCACCACGTGGGGCGTGGACGACCTGCTTGCGTGGACGGGCGGGGGGTCGGCGTAG
- a CDS encoding helix-turn-helix domain-containing protein encodes MTDHGGREQPPAHGEREHPAPARRLGAALRALQQRSGRTLRSLEEQLRISDSSLSRYFRGDTVPPWPVVRDVCRALGGDPTEFRVLWEAAERSRPEPPPAPEPEPADPPAPAAGRIAAARALLTSRWAFATAGAVAGLLAGVVVAVLTLQSAPPRPAAGAGASTAPSGQAPVAEGSVRADEASADAPKPPEATRILVSRATGNCLDDSLDKGLRSYACNGMPYQWWTVNRSADGGRQLRNHATGKCLDDGAKRLRTVPCGAAASQRWLFVAGPDEAVGVRNTVTGRCLADHSRPGLRAMRCASTPHQKWA; translated from the coding sequence ATGACCGACCACGGAGGCCGTGAGCAGCCCCCGGCCCACGGGGAACGTGAACACCCGGCCCCGGCACGGCGGTTGGGCGCGGCCTTGCGGGCTCTGCAGCAGCGTTCGGGCCGTACGTTGCGGAGCCTGGAGGAGCAGCTGCGGATCAGCGACTCGTCGCTCTCCCGCTACTTCCGGGGCGACACCGTGCCGCCCTGGCCGGTGGTGCGGGACGTGTGCCGGGCCCTGGGCGGCGACCCGACCGAGTTTCGGGTGCTGTGGGAGGCGGCCGAGCGCAGCCGACCCGAGCCGCCACCCGCTCCGGAGCCCGAGCCCGCCGACCCGCCGGCCCCCGCTGCCGGCCGGATCGCCGCCGCGCGGGCCCTCCTCACCAGCCGCTGGGCGTTCGCGACGGCGGGCGCCGTGGCGGGACTGCTCGCCGGTGTCGTCGTCGCGGTGCTGACGCTCCAGTCCGCGCCGCCGCGTCCCGCCGCCGGTGCCGGAGCGTCCACCGCGCCCTCCGGGCAGGCGCCGGTCGCGGAGGGGAGCGTACGGGCCGATGAGGCGTCGGCCGACGCGCCGAAGCCGCCGGAGGCGACGCGGATCCTCGTCAGCCGGGCCACGGGCAACTGCCTGGACGACAGCCTCGACAAGGGTCTGCGCTCCTACGCGTGCAACGGGATGCCGTACCAGTGGTGGACCGTCAACAGGTCCGCCGACGGCGGCCGTCAGCTCCGCAACCACGCCACGGGGAAGTGCCTCGACGACGGCGCGAAGCGGCTGCGCACGGTGCCGTGCGGTGCCGCGGCGTCTCAACGGTGGCTGTTCGTCGCGGGACCCGACGAGGCGGTGGGGGTGCGCAACACGGTCACGGGAAGGTGTCTGGCCGACCACAGCCGTCCGGGACTGCGGGCGATGCGTTGCGCGTCCACGCCGCACCAGAAGTGGGCGTGA
- a CDS encoding TetR/AcrR family transcriptional regulator, producing the protein MTSPPRRRADAERSRTAVLDAAVRLLGERPDAGMAAVATAAGVTRQTVYAHFSSRDDLLTAVVERVTETVAEAMDAADADEGPAPDALLRLLDAAWRTAGAYPALARLGARPAPPEEDRSRHRPIADRIARVLRRGRDGGEFDPVPALSWQVAAVIALSHATAEEIGAGRMPAADATAALHSGLLRLLAPATAARES; encoded by the coding sequence TTGACCTCTCCTCCACGGCGTCGCGCCGACGCCGAACGCAGCCGTACCGCCGTCCTCGACGCGGCCGTCCGACTCCTCGGCGAGCGCCCCGACGCGGGCATGGCGGCCGTCGCGACCGCGGCCGGGGTCACCCGGCAGACCGTCTACGCCCACTTCTCCTCGCGGGACGACCTGCTCACGGCGGTCGTCGAGCGCGTGACGGAGACGGTGGCGGAGGCGATGGACGCCGCGGACGCCGACGAGGGCCCGGCGCCGGACGCGCTCCTGCGGCTGCTCGACGCGGCCTGGCGCACCGCCGGGGCGTACCCGGCCCTGGCCCGGCTCGGGGCCCGCCCCGCGCCGCCCGAGGAGGACCGCTCCCGCCACCGGCCGATCGCCGACCGCATCGCGCGCGTCCTGCGACGCGGCCGTGACGGCGGGGAGTTCGACCCGGTACCCGCGCTCTCCTGGCAGGTGGCGGCCGTGATCGCCCTGAGCCACGCCACGGCGGAGGAGATCGGGGCCGGCCGCATGCCCGCCGCCGACGCCACGGCCGCCCTGCACTCCGGGCTGCTGCGGCTGCTCGCACCGGCCACCGCTGCCAGGGAATCCTGA